aaataataatgcaatggAAAGTTCAATAACATAATTGCGAAATTCATCGGTAGCAAAAGAATAAACTTTGGACGCAAGGGCTCGTATCAGGGTAGAGTCTCTGCTGCTGTTCTTCATTACAATTCAGGAGAGTCGTTCAGCTGATTGAGTACTGCTATGAACAAGGAACCGACAGCCATCGTACAAAATATGGAACAACGACGTAAGCATGCATCGCAAATGGCAGCGAAATATGTATAAGGAAAAAGCCAAAGCATCTCGATACGAAAAGCAATCGTGCGACAAAGATTACGGCCCCACGGCAGAAAAACCAGATATGGAAGAAGCAGTATTCTCTTCTGAGTGTGAGAGGCACATGCTTACACTCCTTCAGTTGCAAACGATGCGACATAACATTGAAGCAGAAACTCGCGATcaagcgaaaagcgaaaagtgGATAGCTTACaggagaaaattattaaccgCATCAAATTTCGGCAGGATATGCAGATTACGAAAAGATACACCGCGGGCAAATACTTTGAAGAGTATAATGTATCCGCAAATACCGAATTTACGTTCCCTAGAATACGGAAGGGAGAACGAGGCAAACGCCTTGAGGCAATTAGAAGAcgaattaagaattcatattCGACCATATGGCCTCTTCATCGATGCCGTTGTGCCTTACTTAGGTGCAACACTTGACGGCATCGTAGACGATGATACCATCGTAGAAGTAAAATGTCCAGAACCGGCGAAGGATTTATTGCCTGCTGAAGCTATAGAGCAACTTCCTGCAATACGGCGTATTTTCCGGGGTgatgaaatgaataaaattcatcacTACTATTACCAAGTGCAAGGACAGTTGCACATAACGAATAGACAATGTGCTCTATTCTGTTTATGGACaaagaaaggaataaaaattacaaaagtaCAAAGAGACGACAAATTCTGGGCAACAGAAATGGAGCAAAAACTGAAAAGGTTTTATGAAGACTCCATGTTGCCAGAAATTATAGACAGTAGATTTAATCGGTAGCAACCGGTTAGAGAGCCTGCATACATAAAACAGACCAACAATACATGTAGCAGTACACAAGAAAGTGCATGTGAcgatgtacagggtgtaaaaaaattaatggtcACAGCTCCAGGGGGTGAATCTACACCCTAGGATCGGTGGACATTTGTTAAAAAAACTTGCcgcaaaattgtttatatcattgaaaattgttgttaaattttttttttacaccaaCACATTCTGCACACtgagaggagaaaaagtttGAGAGCAACCATATGTCGCAAACGAACCGTTTCATCAGGAAAAGTTATTAAAGAATTCATAGCGATTTGATTGTGTAGTGTTGCACGTATAGGCGAGGGCCTACCACTACCCTCCACTTGAGCGTATCTACCCTAACGCTGGGGCCTGGTACAGCTGTGCGCCGTACCCCTACCCTAAACTGACACCATGCGACGTTTAAAGGGACAGTAGACCTAGTAAGGTGCATTGACCTACTTGTATAGGCCTCGGTCAAGTGACTTTTCTTATCTTTCACCGTTGGGGCAATACCATTTTACCGATGGAAACCATGAGAAGGTGGTGGGTATTCTTCCATCAGGATGGGATGGGATATGATTAGATTAGGTTGAAGGATAACTATTTGGTTATATTCAAGAGCGTCTAATTATAtcaatcatttataaattatgtaaattatgGAATGCCTCCGTGTAAAGTAGAATCTAAGAATCTAGTATCCTAGGATTTcatgcaataataatatatttacttaCCAATTATCTCTGTCTTTGCCTCTCCCACAAGACACTGCCGTACTCACCAATGCTCCGTAACAGTCTTGCTTGGTCACCAGCTTCAATGTTCCACCACCACTGTTTACACAGTTTTCTAATCTGTATTTTAAGTTTCTACGcactttataaaaaatttctgctttgttttgaattttttcaaaggcATAATTAATACGTCCTTTTAAATCCGCCACAGTCCTTATTTCAGTGCCCGATTTATACACAATTTCCTTCACTGCGCCCCACAGAAAAAAATCCAGTGGATTTAAATCGGGGGAGCGTGGAGGCCACAAATGTGGAGCAGGTCTTCTGCCAATCCATCGCGATCCAAACATTTGCGACAAATGTTCGCGTACTGGTCTGCTAAAATGTGATGGCGCGCCATCGTGCATAAAATAAatcgttcttcttctttgttgGGGAATGAGCCTTCTTAATTCTGTGATCAATTGCGATCGCAAAAATCGGCAATATCGTTGGCTAGTTAATGGCGCCGGTAGATAAATAGGACCGATTATATTATCACCGATTATGCCAGCTCACACATTTACTGAAAACCGGCCTTGGTTAAAATGCTGTTGCATAACATGCGGATTTCTTTCTGCCCAGATCCTGGTGTTTTGCCGATTTTTGATGTTGGTGTTGGAGAAACTACTTTCATCCGtaaatataatgtttttaaaaaaatcctCGTTATTCTCCACTTTCCTCAACATCCACTGACAAAAGTTTGTCCTCTGTTGATAATCCGATTCCCTTAACGCTTGGACCTTCTGGATACGATATGGTCTCAAGCCTTCTTCACGGATTACACGATGTACCGTCATATGTGAAATATTTACGCGTCGTGCAATGCCACGGAATCCCATGAACGGATAAGTTCTTGCAAGTGCAATCACTTGCTCTTCCGTCCTCCAATGCGTCCGTGGTCGACCAGCATGGCGGTGGTTGTTGCTGGCGTCTGATAGTGAGGCTTCACTAAAACGGTGGTCCAGTCTTTGGAACTGCCGTCTATCAGGAACGGATCTCATGCGCATTGATCCTCCACTATTTTCTAGCCATTCGcggtacagtaaaacctggatatatgcaacagaagtttgtctggatCCGCTCGGcaaggaaaccgtgtaatatgatccgaccgtaatatcggtgtgactaatactaattgaacgataaaacttttttatttttaactttttcttaatgaaacttttactaacgcatttg
This portion of the Osmia bicornis bicornis unplaced genomic scaffold, iOsmBic2.1, whole genome shotgun sequence genome encodes:
- the LOC123989034 gene encoding uncharacterized protein LOC123989034 → MRSVPDRRQFQRLDHRFSEASLSDASNNHRHAGRPRTHWRTEEQVIALARTYPFMGFRGIARRVNISHMTVHRVIREEGLRPYRIQKVQALRESDYQQRTNFCQWMLRKVENNEDFFKNIIFTDESSFSNTNIKNRQNTRIWAERNPHVMQQHFNQGRFSVNV